In the genome of Flavivirga spongiicola, one region contains:
- a CDS encoding RNA polymerase sigma factor, translated as MVKKPIYRHIQFQNDGQINPSSVSTKKTIATSDLHLWQEFKKGSESAFALIYEDHAAGLYSYGLKVVYNKELVKDTIQDLFIEIWDAKERLASVESIKAYLYKSLRRKLIVRASKVRKTFDKNKDINDLDKKIPSAEVSLIEKQRFEEQRLALQKALNMLNDKQREIIHLKFYGRLSYSEVMEIMSLDKKGVYNLMARTIKVLKQNLVIFALLGILFFIL; from the coding sequence GTGGTTAAAAAACCAATATATAGACATATCCAATTTCAAAATGATGGACAAATAAATCCGTCATCCGTTTCTACTAAAAAGACAATAGCTACATCTGATTTGCATTTGTGGCAAGAGTTTAAAAAAGGGAGTGAGTCTGCTTTTGCTCTAATTTATGAAGATCATGCTGCGGGCTTATATAGTTATGGATTAAAGGTGGTTTATAATAAGGAGTTAGTAAAAGATACTATACAGGATCTTTTTATCGAAATTTGGGATGCCAAAGAAAGATTGGCTAGTGTTGAATCCATTAAGGCTTATCTATATAAATCGCTTCGACGAAAATTAATAGTCAGAGCTTCCAAAGTTAGAAAGACATTTGATAAGAATAAAGATATAAACGATCTCGATAAAAAAATTCCCTCTGCAGAAGTTAGTCTTATAGAAAAACAACGTTTTGAAGAACAACGTCTGGCTTTGCAAAAAGCGCTTAACATGCTTAATGATAAACAAAGAGAAATTATTCATTTAAAGTTTTATGGCCGACTGAGCTATAGCGAAGTTATGGAAATTATGTCTCTAGATAAAAAAGGAGTATATAATTTAATGGCACGGACCATTAAAGTGTTGAAACAAAATTTAGTGATATTCGCTTTACTAGGCATCTTGTTTTTTATTTTATAA
- a CDS encoding SusC/RagA family TonB-linked outer membrane protein, which produces MKTFIFLFFTTVFALTPIEIVSQNSKIKVEEDKTLTVDEVFKLIMNQTDYKFFYEKGIFKDFPKVKLKKGVVKTNELLKRSLSQGNLDIILTVNNAILIKEKSKTLDATLANQQTHKVSGLINDKSGQPLPGANILEKGTTNGTQSDFDGKFSLDVIDGDAVLVISYLGFETQEVSVNNQASITVALNEDQATLDEVVVVGYGTQKKVNITGAVSSVSIKDIENRPAPNVSTLLAGQVPGLSVIQQSGRPGQSAGTFRIRGIGTLGDASKNNPLILVDGIVGDLQDIDVNDIENISVLKDASAAIYGVRAANGVVLITTKKGRTGVPVVKYHGGVGTQQAFKIPNRVNSYDYARLYNEARINDGGSPLFSDDDLAKFRDGTSPQTHVNIDHFKKLLKSGDPIKTFHNISVSGGSENTKYNLSFGFLDEGSLIKTYGYNRKNYRVNIDQKINDKLDVGIKLAGSFGKTFGNIQSVGQIITESYREFPGEVDQFDNGLWKNMQEFGVGQRNMLAYLELPLGTDVDRNNDYVSTVFAEFKIMPELKVRGQFSARNDNRLQNRKRNVVQWHRYDAATDTYNGSNIASGYLIRRNETVWDYTSNLLLTYNKSFNDHNLKGLLGFEQRDQNWSYSQAARFSLSSSNELTELNGVADGNDRGEGSASEYKLRSAFGRINYNFKDTYFFEGILRYDGTSRFTKENRFDYFPSFSGGWKISNEDFFKSETINHLFLRGSWGILGNQEIGNYQFLNTFGPRDNYNYSFGNGSVSGVLENKTLANANILWETTTSTNIGIDARLFNNALSITAEYFIKDTNDILLGLDQPYILGAEPPTVNAGSVENKGWELSVNYSGRVNDDFNYYINANVGYVKNQITDLKGTERPGRDIGDPIQNIFGYVADGLFNSQAEIDAAPTHNIAGTPEPGDIRYRDINGRDANGELTGLPDGVVDANDRKSLGTYFPKYNFGLNLGFDWNNFDFSMAWQGFAGHKVLTDGPTVRPFWGGNAVPTQSMVDNFWTPTNTNADFPRLGFANQDRNYQSSTYWVNKGDFAKLRNMQIGYTLPQNALSSLGINKFRIYVSGENLLYISKVKDIDPEFAHGSGFAWDNNNYPTNRQFLLGFNVTF; this is translated from the coding sequence ATGAAAACCTTCATTTTCTTGTTTTTCACTACGGTTTTTGCCCTAACACCTATTGAGATTGTATCCCAAAATTCTAAAATAAAAGTAGAAGAAGATAAAACCTTAACTGTAGATGAGGTCTTTAAATTGATTATGAATCAAACAGACTATAAATTCTTTTATGAAAAAGGGATATTTAAAGATTTTCCTAAAGTTAAATTGAAAAAAGGAGTTGTAAAAACGAATGAGTTATTGAAGAGGAGTTTGTCACAGGGTAATCTTGATATTATATTAACAGTAAATAATGCGATTTTAATAAAAGAAAAATCAAAAACCCTTGATGCCACCTTAGCAAATCAACAAACGCATAAAGTTTCGGGCTTAATAAATGATAAGAGTGGACAACCTTTGCCAGGAGCGAATATTCTGGAAAAAGGAACAACCAATGGAACCCAATCAGATTTTGACGGTAAATTTTCTTTAGATGTAATAGATGGTGATGCTGTACTTGTTATTTCTTATTTAGGATTCGAAACTCAGGAAGTATCTGTTAATAACCAAGCAAGTATTACTGTAGCCTTAAATGAAGATCAGGCTACATTAGACGAAGTGGTGGTGGTAGGTTATGGTACTCAAAAGAAAGTTAATATAACTGGAGCTGTATCTTCAGTAAGCATTAAAGATATTGAGAACAGACCAGCACCAAATGTGTCAACATTATTAGCTGGACAAGTTCCTGGTTTATCTGTTATTCAGCAATCTGGGAGACCTGGTCAAAGCGCTGGAACTTTTAGAATTAGAGGGATTGGAACTTTAGGAGATGCTTCTAAGAACAATCCTTTAATTTTGGTTGATGGTATAGTGGGCGATCTTCAAGATATTGATGTAAACGATATTGAAAATATTTCAGTATTAAAAGATGCATCAGCCGCAATTTATGGAGTAAGAGCTGCTAATGGAGTTGTCTTAATTACTACCAAAAAAGGACGCACTGGAGTTCCAGTAGTTAAATACCACGGAGGCGTTGGTACACAACAGGCTTTTAAAATACCGAATAGAGTTAATTCATATGATTATGCTAGATTGTATAATGAAGCTAGAATAAACGATGGAGGTTCTCCGTTATTTTCAGATGACGATTTGGCTAAGTTTAGAGATGGTACAAGCCCTCAAACGCACGTTAATATAGATCATTTTAAAAAACTATTAAAGAGTGGAGATCCAATAAAGACATTTCATAATATCAGTGTGTCTGGTGGTAGTGAAAACACGAAATACAATTTGTCCTTTGGATTCCTTGATGAGGGTTCCTTAATAAAAACATATGGCTATAATAGAAAAAACTACCGTGTTAATATAGACCAAAAAATAAACGACAAGTTAGATGTTGGTATTAAGTTAGCAGGATCCTTTGGTAAAACTTTCGGAAATATTCAGTCTGTTGGTCAAATCATTACAGAATCTTATAGAGAGTTCCCAGGAGAAGTTGATCAATTTGATAACGGTCTTTGGAAAAACATGCAAGAGTTTGGTGTTGGACAGAGAAATATGTTAGCATATTTAGAATTACCATTGGGAACGGATGTGGACAGAAATAATGATTATGTAAGTACTGTTTTTGCAGAATTTAAAATCATGCCAGAATTGAAAGTAAGAGGTCAATTTTCTGCTAGAAATGACAATAGGCTTCAAAATAGAAAAAGAAATGTTGTACAATGGCATAGATATGATGCAGCCACAGACACTTATAATGGAAGTAATATAGCAAGTGGTTATTTAATTAGAAGAAATGAAACCGTTTGGGATTATACATCTAATTTACTTTTAACCTATAACAAATCATTTAACGATCATAATTTAAAAGGGTTGTTAGGTTTTGAACAACGAGACCAAAATTGGTCATATAGCCAAGCAGCAAGGTTTAGTCTTTCTTCTAGTAATGAATTAACTGAATTAAATGGAGTTGCTGATGGCAATGACCGTGGAGAAGGTAGTGCTTCAGAGTATAAGTTAAGATCTGCTTTTGGAAGAATTAACTATAATTTTAAGGACACTTACTTTTTTGAAGGCATTTTGAGATACGACGGAACTTCTAGATTTACAAAAGAAAATAGATTCGATTATTTCCCTTCGTTTTCTGGAGGATGGAAAATATCTAACGAAGATTTCTTTAAATCGGAAACAATTAACCATTTATTTTTAAGAGGGTCATGGGGTATATTAGGAAATCAAGAAATAGGAAATTATCAATTCCTAAATACTTTTGGTCCAAGAGATAACTATAATTATTCCTTTGGAAACGGTTCAGTCAGTGGGGTTCTCGAAAATAAAACATTAGCAAATGCCAATATTTTATGGGAAACTACTACATCTACAAATATAGGTATTGATGCCAGATTGTTTAACAATGCTTTATCAATTACAGCTGAGTATTTTATAAAAGATACAAATGACATTCTACTAGGTTTAGATCAACCATACATTTTAGGGGCTGAACCTCCTACTGTAAATGCAGGTTCGGTCGAAAACAAAGGATGGGAATTAAGTGTCAACTATAGTGGTAGAGTAAATGATGATTTTAATTATTATATAAATGCAAATGTTGGTTATGTTAAAAACCAAATAACAGATTTAAAAGGAACAGAAAGACCTGGAAGAGATATTGGAGATCCTATTCAAAACATATTTGGATATGTGGCTGACGGGTTGTTTAATTCACAAGCTGAAATAGATGCGGCACCAACGCACAACATAGCAGGTACACCAGAACCAGGAGATATTAGATATAGAGATATTAATGGGCGTGATGCTAACGGAGAGTTAACAGGTTTGCCAGATGGTGTTGTAGATGCCAATGATAGAAAATCATTAGGAACATATTTTCCAAAGTATAATTTTGGACTTAATTTAGGGTTTGATTGGAATAATTTTGATTTTTCTATGGCTTGGCAAGGATTTGCAGGTCATAAGGTATTAACCGATGGACCAACGGTACGCCCTTTTTGGGGAGGAAATGCTGTACCGACACAAAGTATGGTTGACAATTTTTGGACACCAACAAATACAAATGCAGATTTTCCTAGGTTGGGTTTTGCAAATCAAGATCGGAATTACCAAAGTAGTACCTATTGGGTAAACAAGGGCGATTTTGCTAAGTTGAGAAACATGCAAATAGGTTATACGCTGCCACAAAATGCCTTAAGTTCTTTAGGTATTAACAAATTTAGAATCTATGTGTCTGGAGAGAATTTACTTTATATATCCAAAGTGAAAGATATTGATCCTGAATTTGCGCATGGTTCTGGATTTGCTTGGGATAATAATAATTATCCAACAAACAGACAGTTTCTACTAGGGTTTAATGTAACTTTTTAA
- a CDS encoding SusC/RagA family TonB-linked outer membrane protein produces the protein MKTFIFLFCSAVFSFSTTNTFSQEKVLIDRDKLVSISQVFKIIKQQTNYRFIFPKKAFKDLPKVELKKGEIKLGDLLRKSLANNNLSFVLTENNNILIKKSTVLKDIEKQQEIIVNGIINDINGQPLPGANIVEKGTTNGTQSDFDGIFSLTLGDKDATLIVSFLGYSTQEVLVNSQTNITVTLEEDTASLDEVVVVGYGTQSKRRVTGSISSVDVVKAEKAGFLSTDDVLQGRISGVQIASTSGSPGGQQRINIRGIGSLQGNNLPLIVIDGIPINNSDPSSLNESVFGSVNNQSPLALLNPNDIESIDVLKDAASTAIYGSRGTNGVIIISTKKGKFGKAKVNFSTYSGIQYAPEKIETANTALWLEVNNEARNNFNSDQGFTSGDSGFLAPLSNPLPSGQSEFDWTGGITNSTSTIQDHNLSVFGGNEKTKYYSSFGFFKQEGWFKKSEFKRYSSKLNIEHKFNDKVKFGVNFIGNYSINSRVASHEGGLRLLIRSLEQRPADLPYHPDGSYNIGGSATLTRHSGVQVVNEQDSKYKTYRGIVNAFVEIKPFEGFTYTPSFNIDYGTYHDNTYRSPLHPRGRNVNGQIFDSRNILTNILVENLFNYKKSWEDFDLNVTVGHSYQKEIVESALIDARNFPSPSFRAISSAATQFASGSKAENALDSYLGRLSGTYKNRYFLDVAFRRDGSSRFADGKRYGNFPSVSAGWVLSNEPFFKEDSFISFLKLRGSYGITGSTSSIGNYNSLALVSSGSGNDDSNYLGNSGLISDQLANPNLTWEQASSVNFGLDLYFLEDRVKLTMDYYTRDTDDLLYDRPVHGTTGFTTFSENIGSMTNKGFELGLSTNIINNDSFTWNLDFNVSTASNKLTSLIGDEPIPLGYNVLKIGEPIGSIYLLKQTGIYQSDSDVPAALAANGVRAGDVIYEDVNNDGNITAADRQIVGNAFPDLFGGINNTFKYKDFDLSIFSSFSSGNDIYSAWRSGGFLSGGSAGSIRVGGGVDGLGFSQFGMLRETAQNRWTGSGTSNTIPRAIAGGTGAAFHNNQASSRWIEDGSFFRIKNITLGYTLPKDITDKWSVDNFRLYLTGSNLFTFTKYSGYDPEASDSSDPRTFGADFLTAPPLRTVILGLNLNF, from the coding sequence ATGAAAACGTTTATCTTTTTATTTTGTTCAGCTGTTTTTAGTTTCAGTACAACAAACACGTTTTCTCAAGAAAAAGTATTGATAGATAGGGACAAATTAGTTTCAATCAGTCAAGTGTTTAAAATTATTAAGCAACAAACCAATTATCGTTTCATTTTCCCCAAAAAGGCGTTTAAGGATTTGCCTAAAGTTGAACTGAAAAAAGGGGAAATTAAATTAGGCGATTTGTTAAGAAAAAGCTTGGCAAATAACAATTTAAGTTTTGTTTTAACAGAAAACAATAACATCCTTATTAAGAAGAGTACAGTACTCAAAGACATTGAAAAGCAGCAAGAGATTATTGTAAATGGAATCATCAATGATATTAATGGTCAGCCTTTGCCAGGAGCCAACATCGTCGAAAAGGGTACTACTAATGGAACGCAATCTGATTTTGATGGAATTTTTTCTTTAACCCTTGGAGACAAGGATGCGACTTTAATCGTTTCTTTTCTGGGTTATTCAACTCAAGAAGTTTTAGTAAATAGCCAAACTAACATTACGGTAACTCTAGAAGAAGACACGGCCAGTTTAGATGAAGTAGTCGTTGTTGGATATGGTACTCAAAGCAAACGAAGAGTTACAGGATCTATTTCAAGTGTTGATGTTGTAAAGGCCGAAAAAGCAGGATTTTTATCGACAGATGATGTGCTCCAAGGTAGAATCTCTGGTGTACAAATTGCATCAACTTCAGGAAGTCCAGGTGGGCAACAAAGAATTAATATCCGTGGTATAGGATCATTACAAGGTAATAATTTGCCATTAATAGTCATTGACGGAATTCCTATAAATAATTCTGATCCGTCTTCACTTAATGAAAGCGTTTTTGGTTCTGTAAACAATCAAAGCCCTTTAGCGCTACTTAACCCTAATGATATTGAAAGTATAGATGTTCTAAAAGATGCCGCTTCAACAGCTATTTACGGGTCCCGAGGCACTAATGGGGTTATTATTATTAGTACAAAGAAAGGTAAATTTGGAAAAGCCAAAGTAAACTTTTCTACTTACTCAGGTATTCAATATGCTCCTGAAAAAATAGAAACGGCTAATACAGCGCTTTGGTTAGAAGTAAACAATGAAGCTAGAAATAATTTTAATAGCGATCAAGGTTTTACTAGTGGAGATTCAGGTTTTCTCGCGCCACTCTCGAATCCTTTACCATCGGGACAATCTGAGTTTGATTGGACAGGAGGCATAACAAATTCTACGTCTACTATACAAGATCATAATCTTTCTGTATTTGGAGGGAATGAAAAGACAAAATATTATTCATCTTTTGGTTTTTTTAAACAAGAGGGATGGTTTAAGAAAAGTGAATTTAAAAGATATTCAAGTAAGTTAAATATTGAACATAAGTTCAATGATAAAGTAAAGTTTGGAGTCAATTTTATAGGAAACTATAGTATCAATAGTAGAGTTGCCAGTCATGAAGGAGGTTTAAGATTATTAATTAGATCATTGGAACAAAGACCGGCAGATTTACCTTATCATCCAGATGGCAGCTATAATATAGGTGGTTCAGCTACATTAACCAGACACAGTGGGGTACAGGTAGTAAACGAACAAGATTCTAAATACAAAACGTATCGAGGTATTGTAAATGCTTTTGTAGAAATTAAACCGTTTGAAGGCTTTACATACACGCCATCGTTTAATATAGATTATGGTACATACCATGATAATACTTATAGATCGCCATTACATCCCCGGGGAAGAAATGTAAATGGTCAAATATTCGATTCAAGAAATATTCTTACGAACATTTTGGTTGAAAATTTGTTTAACTATAAAAAATCATGGGAAGATTTTGATTTAAATGTAACAGTGGGGCATTCTTATCAAAAGGAAATTGTAGAATCTGCTTTGATTGATGCAAGGAATTTTCCATCACCATCATTTAGAGCAATATCTTCAGCAGCAACACAATTTGCTTCTGGATCTAAAGCTGAAAATGCATTGGATTCTTATCTTGGGAGACTTTCTGGAACATATAAAAATCGTTATTTTTTAGATGTCGCTTTTAGACGTGATGGTTCTTCTAGATTTGCAGATGGCAAACGTTATGGGAATTTTCCATCTGTTTCTGCTGGATGGGTTCTTTCTAATGAACCATTTTTCAAGGAAGACTCTTTTATATCTTTCTTAAAATTAAGAGGATCATACGGTATAACAGGTAGTACTAGTAGTATTGGGAATTATAACTCACTAGCTTTAGTTTCTTCTGGTTCTGGTAATGATGATTCAAATTACTTAGGCAATAGCGGTTTAATTTCAGATCAATTAGCAAATCCAAATCTTACATGGGAACAAGCGAGTTCTGTAAACTTTGGTTTAGATTTATACTTTTTAGAAGACCGTGTTAAGTTAACAATGGATTATTATACACGAGACACAGATGATTTATTATATGATCGTCCTGTACATGGTACGACGGGCTTCACTACGTTCTCAGAAAATATTGGTAGTATGACAAACAAAGGGTTTGAACTTGGTCTGAGTACTAATATTATTAATAATGATTCATTTACATGGAATCTTGACTTTAATGTATCAACCGCAAGTAATAAATTGACATCTTTAATAGGGGACGAACCCATTCCTTTAGGATATAATGTTCTAAAAATTGGCGAACCAATAGGCTCCATTTATTTATTAAAACAAACAGGAATTTACCAATCAGATTCAGATGTTCCAGCAGCTTTAGCAGCTAATGGTGTACGCGCAGGAGATGTTATTTATGAAGATGTAAATAATGATGGCAATATTACTGCAGCAGACAGACAAATTGTGGGGAATGCTTTTCCTGATCTTTTTGGAGGGATAAATAATACCTTTAAATATAAAGACTTTGATTTATCAATTTTCTCAAGCTTTTCATCAGGTAACGACATATACTCTGCATGGAGATCAGGAGGGTTTCTATCTGGTGGATCTGCTGGTTCTATAAGAGTTGGTGGAGGCGTTGACGGATTAGGCTTTTCACAATTCGGAATGCTTAGAGAAACTGCTCAAAATAGATGGACAGGCTCTGGAACAAGTAATACAATACCTAGAGCAATTGCAGGAGGTACTGGTGCCGCTTTTCATAATAATCAAGCATCATCGAGATGGATTGAAGATGGCTCTTTCTTTAGAATTAAGAACATTACTTTAGGGTATACCTTACCGAAAGATATTACCGATAAATGGTCTGTTGATAATTTTAGATTGTATTTAACAGGGAGTAACTTATTTACTTTTACAAAGTATTCGGGGTATGATCCAGAAGCTTCTGATAGTTCGGATCCAAGAACCTTTGGCGCTGACTTTTTAACAGCTCCACCACTTAGAACAGTGATACTTGGATTAAATTTAAATTTTTAA
- a CDS encoding RagB/SusD family nutrient uptake outer membrane protein, with protein MKNIFILYTLLAIVITGCNDDFLDVAPGDKLTDVSFWKTEKEAFDALTAAYATFSERGSVWSTWNTYLFAAGTMTDDAEGTYNSFQDGSIGPTDGTVEALYKELYTNIRICNVFLANIDRPEMDETLRTRFIAEAKFIRAFHYSILRNNWGGVPLITDPLTPSELNVSRSSAAEVTAFISSELTVAAAVLPASYGAADMGRATKGAALTLKARTLLYAGNYEDASTAAEEVMTFGYDLFQDGTGEGYLNLQQKPNEDNVEVVFAVRYNNPDTFHRYLVRVYPQNHTHPGGENGAVKISQSFVNAFETTDGKTIDDPISIFDPLDEFANRDPRLNMAVLKKGDMLSGNPLAGSTVDASNNTGYYARKLIQDEGFHGWDRYDRDIVLMRYAEVLLIFAEANIESGSISQSVLDAINDVRARAYNTTRADVANYPSITTTDQNELREIIRRERRVELGMEHGDYRLNDIRRWNIAETVLNGDLNGAKDGTGNYRFIKNLSFDASKHYLWPIPQREIDLVGSNILSQNPGY; from the coding sequence ATGAAAAATATATTTATATTATATACTTTATTGGCTATAGTAATTACAGGATGTAATGACGATTTTTTAGACGTAGCCCCTGGGGATAAATTAACAGATGTATCATTTTGGAAAACAGAAAAAGAAGCTTTTGATGCACTTACAGCTGCTTATGCTACTTTTTCAGAACGCGGAAGCGTTTGGAGTACTTGGAATACCTACCTTTTTGCAGCAGGAACAATGACGGATGATGCAGAGGGTACTTATAACAGTTTTCAAGATGGATCTATTGGACCTACCGATGGTACAGTAGAAGCCCTTTACAAAGAATTATACACTAATATTAGAATTTGTAATGTCTTTTTAGCAAATATAGATAGGCCGGAGATGGATGAAACTTTGCGTACTAGATTTATTGCAGAAGCAAAGTTCATTAGAGCGTTTCACTATTCAATATTAAGAAATAATTGGGGAGGTGTGCCACTTATAACAGATCCATTAACACCATCTGAATTGAATGTTTCTAGATCTTCAGCTGCGGAAGTAACAGCATTTATTTCATCTGAATTAACTGTAGCAGCAGCAGTCTTACCTGCATCCTACGGAGCAGCAGATATGGGAAGAGCTACAAAAGGAGCCGCATTAACTTTAAAAGCACGTACACTATTATACGCTGGAAACTATGAAGATGCTTCAACAGCAGCAGAGGAGGTGATGACCTTTGGTTACGATCTTTTTCAAGATGGAACTGGAGAAGGTTATTTGAATTTACAACAGAAACCAAATGAAGATAATGTAGAAGTTGTTTTTGCTGTGAGGTATAATAACCCCGATACATTTCACCGGTATTTAGTTAGAGTATACCCACAAAATCATACCCACCCTGGAGGAGAAAATGGAGCAGTGAAGATATCACAATCATTTGTAAATGCTTTTGAAACTACAGACGGAAAAACCATTGACGATCCGATATCAATCTTTGATCCTTTAGATGAGTTTGCCAATAGAGATCCTAGATTGAATATGGCGGTGTTAAAAAAAGGAGATATGTTATCAGGAAACCCATTAGCTGGAAGTACTGTTGATGCATCAAATAACACGGGGTATTATGCTCGTAAATTAATTCAAGATGAAGGCTTTCACGGTTGGGATAGATACGATAGAGATATTGTATTAATGCGTTATGCAGAGGTATTATTAATCTTTGCCGAGGCTAATATTGAAAGTGGTTCGATAAGCCAATCCGTTTTAGATGCAATAAATGACGTTAGAGCTAGAGCATATAACACAACACGTGCAGATGTTGCTAATTATCCAAGTATAACAACAACAGATCAAAACGAACTTCGTGAAATAATTAGAAGAGAACGTCGTGTTGAACTAGGTATGGAACATGGAGATTATAGACTAAATGACATTCGTAGATGGAATATAGCAGAAACAGTATTAAATGGTGATTTAAATGGTGCAAAAGATGGTACAGGAAATTATAGGTTTATTAAAAACCTGAGTTTTGATGCATCTAAGCATTATTTATGGCCAATTCCTCAACGAGAAATTGATTTGGTAGGTTCCAATATATTAAGCCAGAATCCTGGATATTAA
- a CDS encoding FecR family protein, translating into MKYIHYSVEDFVKDEYFQKWILDTDTMTSNFWNNWIVKYPEMKDTVEEAKKLILLIDFEKDQLSGSDFDTMWQYIIEKRNTKLATSHIISKRKVKTLYWKYAAAASVLLVVALTIFLNRENNLPQVTEPIIVKSQIEVGSNKATLTLADGSNIDLDKDKVYKSDNVTTNGEEIVYNKDSSEEIAYNYLTIPRGGQFSIKLSDGTKVWLNSESQLKYPVSFTKGKTRQVELIYGEAYFDVSPSSENHGADFKVYNNKQEVQVLGTEFNIKAYKNETNIYTTLVEGSVAINYEDIKQNLIPNQQSILSLNNNELSIKTVDVYNEISWKEGVFVFEDKSLKDIMKVLSRWYDMEVIFKNKEVEDEEFFGILEKNQKIEEILVSIKNFGIIQDYEIKNKEVVLE; encoded by the coding sequence ATGAAATATATTCATTACAGCGTAGAGGATTTTGTAAAAGATGAATATTTCCAAAAATGGATTTTGGATACCGATACCATGACCTCAAATTTTTGGAATAATTGGATTGTAAAATATCCAGAAATGAAAGATACGGTAGAAGAGGCAAAAAAGCTTATTCTTTTAATTGATTTTGAAAAAGACCAACTTTCCGGTTCTGATTTTGACACCATGTGGCAATATATTATTGAAAAAAGAAATACGAAACTTGCGACTTCTCATATAATATCAAAAAGAAAAGTTAAAACTTTATACTGGAAATATGCGGCGGCAGCATCTGTACTGTTAGTTGTAGCGCTTACAATATTTCTAAATAGAGAAAACAACTTACCGCAAGTTACAGAACCAATTATTGTTAAAAGCCAAATTGAAGTAGGCAGCAATAAAGCAACGCTTACACTTGCAGATGGTTCGAATATTGATCTGGATAAAGATAAGGTTTACAAATCGGACAATGTTACTACCAATGGAGAAGAGATAGTGTATAATAAAGATTCTAGTGAAGAGATAGCGTATAACTATTTAACAATCCCTCGGGGTGGTCAATTTTCAATAAAACTCTCAGATGGAACAAAAGTATGGTTGAATTCTGAGTCGCAGTTAAAATACCCTGTGTCGTTCACCAAAGGCAAAACCAGACAAGTAGAATTAATTTATGGCGAAGCCTATTTTGATGTGTCTCCAAGTTCTGAGAATCATGGTGCAGATTTTAAGGTGTACAATAATAAACAGGAAGTACAAGTCTTGGGTACAGAATTCAATATTAAAGCTTATAAGAACGAAACAAATATCTATACCACTTTGGTAGAAGGTAGCGTAGCTATTAATTATGAAGATATTAAGCAAAATTTAATTCCTAATCAGCAGTCGATATTAAGTTTAAATAACAATGAATTGTCTATAAAAACTGTAGACGTATATAACGAAATATCTTGGAAAGAAGGTGTTTTTGTCTTTGAGGATAAATCGCTTAAAGATATCATGAAGGTTTTATCTCGTTGGTACGATATGGAAGTGATATTTAAAAACAAAGAAGTTGAAGATGAAGAATTCTTTGGCATTTTGGAAAAAAATCAAAAAATAGAAGAAATACTAGTGAGTATTAAAAATTTCGGAATAATTCAGGATTATGAAATTAAAAATAAAGAAGTAGTATTAGAATAA